The DNA sequence TATAACCAGAATGATTGAAGTCTGTGTAGGTGTGCTGGGGGCAAACCCTCTCTTGGACTCAGTGGGAACAGTTGATGAGTTGGTCTGTGCAGTAAGAGACAGTGAGTGGCAGAGCAGCTGCTCTACGTGAGGCCAGTTTGTGGGAAATACGGTGTGGTCTcctacactatttttttttaatgttttcttttgaaataattagagATTCATAGGAAGTTGCCATAAAATGTATGGAGAAGTCCCTGCAGCCTTTACCCACCTTCCCCAATTTGGCACTGCACAGAACTAGGGTCCAACATCAGCTGCAGGGAACTGGCATCAGAACAGCCCATGGAACCAGTCCAGACTCGGCAGGCATACCAGCCTGGGCACAGTGTGCATACCTGCCcatgtgtgcgtgtgcacatgCGTGCACCTTCATGGAGCCACAACCACAGTCAGGATACAGAACTGCCCTGTCACCTTGCAGGCCTCACACAGAGCCCTCCCACCCCCTGCCACCCCTGAGTCACTTCGAGGGTAGTGTCTGGGTGGACATGCGTGGATGGCGCCTTTTGAGATGGGCTCTTTTCACGCAGCATCGTTCCCCGTGGCCCCAGCTGTGGCGTGAGCCTGTGGTTGTTCCTCTCCACCCCAGAGGTGTGTCCCGGGTGAAATGGACCACAGCTTGTGTGACCGCCTTCCTGGTGGACTCCTGATTTCAACTTTAGGAGTAAAGCTCCATATTGTTTGCATGAATGtgggttttcatttttctacGATATTTGCCCAAGAGGtcactgaatttttaaagaaatttaaaggtCTTAAATGCAGGGAGATGAGGTTTATGACATGGAAAAGAAATTCAGCAGAAAGAGGAACCCTTTCTTTGTTCCTGGCAGAGGCGTGTGTTTAGAGGGATTCCTGGAAGGCCCAGGACAGCAGAGTGCAATTCTGTGGGAAACAGTGTGAGCCCGCAGCCTCCCAGGGACCCTGGGATGGaacttctgaaaagaaatttgCATCTTTAAAAGGTTCTCACTATGTTTATGAATAACaaggtattttaaataaaagtgtaAGTCTACATGACAAGTACAAGCTCCCAGATGTGCCccatcttgcctttctctcccttccagaAAAGAGGCCCCTGGCTGGGCCGCCCTGGGGACAGCCTGTGGGTCCCACACCAGCTCCTGTAGGCCCCCAGCCCTTCCGGCTGGTGCAGTAAGGCAGCTCCACTCGCAGGGCTTCCTCCCATTAAAATCAGTTCCAAGATCGGTTTCTACCTGTTTCCCCTTCTAAGGATGGAAATATTGCTGCTAGTTCATTTGGTGAGCATGTGCCAGACAGGGCTGTGCCCCCTACTGAGGCTGCTGGGGGCTCAAGACGTGTGCGGTTAGCTGAGAGGTTGGGGTGTGAATAGCCAGGGGACCGCAAGGCCAGGCGGTCAGGAGCAGGTGGCCTGTGGTGGGGGCAGCATGGACAGATGGACGGGAGTGGGAGGTGCAGGGAACCAAGCTGAGGCTTCGGTTTTGGATTGTATGTGAATATGGTTAGATAAGGGCCCCTGCTTTGGAAACTTAGTACCTTTCTCCAGTTTATTCAAGGGTCTTGGTTTAAGCTTTATGTTGATTGACTTACCCGTTACTCTGACTATCCTAATAGTTAGGTTCGTACTGCAGATCCAGCTTTATGGCCAATATTCTAAAGTTGTTAAGGGGAATGTGTGTATGTCACATCTTtagaaagcatattttaaaggtacgtgaatttttaaatagttgcttaTGTTACAGTTGGGATTTGTCATTCCTTTTccaaatttggacatttttgaggGCCCTCTCTGTTCCAGCGTGCCCCCGTGCCTGGCCCATGATCTGGGCATATCTTGCAGGGCCCTGGGCAGCTGAGCCCCCTCACAGGGTAAGAGCCCTTGGAGCTTTGGCATTCATGGGGTGCCAGCTCAACCAGGAGCTGGAGGGGCTGGCGGGGGCCTGCATGGCCTGATCGGGTGTCCAGGCCCTGGGGCAGTGTCCTGAGCCTGCCACCTTGGGTCTGGGTGAGGCCAGGGTTACTGTCCCCCGTGCCCTCGGGGCTGGGACCACAACCCCAGAAATGGCTTGTGCTGGTGTCCTGCTGTGGAGCGCTGGCCAGGACCAGCCCCCTGCAGCTTCTTTGTTTGCAGGGTTGAAGAAGGGTGGAGGTCAGGAGGCCTTAGGACCATGGCAGTGCAAGCGTTAGTAAAAGTCAACTTTGAGGGCTGATGAAACTATACCTACCGATGCTGGGAAGTAGAAAGCAGCATGGCAGGCCTTTGCCCACTGAAGAGCTGAACTGAAGGACAGTGGGCCCAGGCAGGTGGACTGCTGCCTGGACCGGGCATGCAGCAATCTCTGTCCTGGTTGTTTCTGGCGCTGTAGATTCAGTAGGTCCATGACCAGTGAAAACACTAATTTGTAAGAACATTGCCAGGGGGGTAGGAGGGAGGCAGAAGTGGTTCTGTCCATTGGTGGGACCCCTGGTTTCTCAGTTCCAGAAGTGTTGGGCTGAGGAGGGGGTGTCTCCCGCAGGCAGCCCCCCGGGTCCACCCACCTGTGTAGTCTGCAGCCACCTCACTTCACTCCAgagtcctctcctctcccctagTGTCAACATTTCAAATTTTGGTAAAGATTTCTAGCATCCCTCTTTAGATACATACTTCTCCTCTGTTAagtttgttgttgtattttttaatggaaaaaaaattgtgctGGGTGTAGAGGTATATTGTttgttgaaaacaaaaacaagacagaaaacaaaCTTTCATTGGCTTTGTTCATTTGAATTAAAGATAGACATGGTAATGCCTCTATTGGGGCAACTCTCCTTCATCCCATTTGGCCCCCTTGGGTTCAGATCTCCCAAGTCTGTCCCTCTGCTGCAGAGCAGACCCCGTGTTCTCACCTCTGGTGGCTGTGGACAGTGTGGGGAGCATCTGGAAGATTGACCCACGCTCACGGCTTTGTCTTGCTTCCAGCAGGACACGATGTTTGCAAGAGGATCTAAGAGGAAGTGCTGTGAGCCTGGGGAGGGCGTGCAGGCTACGCTGGCCGGCCTGCGGACGGCACCCTCCTATGCGCTGCAGCGGCAGCTGCTGCTGGACATGTCCCTGGTGAAGCTGCAGCTGTGCCACATGCTGGTGGAGCCCAATCTCTGCCGTTCCGTCCTTATCGCCAACACGGTCAGGCAGATCCAGGAGGAGATGACGCAAGATGGAACATGGCGGCTCGTGGCCCCGAGCACAGATCCGGTGCCCCTTGACCGCCTGGTGTCCACTGACATCCTCTGCCGGGTGGCCCAGGGCCCCGAGGGAGAGAGGCCCACCCTTGATGGTGGCAGCTTCCCCGGGGACTTTGAAGGTGTCCAGGCCCAGGACCTGATATCTGAGCCTCCCACAGCCCCATCTGCACAGGTGCCAAGGAGCCCCCAGAGTGGCACTTGGGAAGTGGACAGCTCTCGGGAGAGCAGAGGAAGCTTCCAGAAGTCGCTGGACCACATCTTGGAGACCCTGGACAGCAAAGCGCCTGGCTCCATGGAAGACCTGTTTGCGGACGTGGACGCCTCCTACTACGATCTGGACTCGATGCTGGCGGGTGTGGTGGGCAGCGCCAGGCCGGCCCCTTGTGGTCCCCCAgccgccccaccccccagcaccaGCTGCAAGTCGGACCTCGGGGAGCTCGACCACATTGTGGAGATCCTGGTGGAGACCTGAGCCGAGGACGCGGCGCACCCCTCCAGATGGCCTGTCAGCTGGACCTGCAGTCCCCTGGAGACTGGCAGCCCACATGCTCTGGGAGTGGCACTCTCgccagcccccagccctcagTCAGCCTTGTGGGCCTGCCAGTCGGCCACAGGGATGTCCTGGGGCCACTTGCCACTGGCAGGGTTGGCCACGCTCACATGCAGGGCAGGGAATTCACCTGGAACCTTCATATTTCTGGACCAGCCCTGACATTCCCCCCCAGCCCGATGGCCCCCTTTGGTGTCCAGCTGCAGCAGCCTGGAGGATGGCATGCCTCCCTCCACCCAACCACTGTGGTTTAGATGGGACGGGAGGGGGGTgttaacattaattttatatgttttgtcataggatatatttttaaactttttatactttatctttttagatttttttcagctattttctaaaaagtatattttttctataaacatTCTCTGCTGCTACATTAGAAATTTTTATAGCCTGAACAGTTGCAGCTGGtgtctctcatttcttccaggttCAAAGGAGGGACTCTTCACAGTGAGCGTCACTACTCCACGCGGCCGGCAGTGTGAACCTGCCGCCCTTTCTCTCTCAAATTCCTGGGTAAACCTCCCCAGAGCTGACTAGGGAAACACTGGGGCTGGCTTTGGTTTCGACCCCCGTTAGGTGCTCTTCCTCTGTAAAGTGCAGATGTAAATTATGGAGGGCTTTATTTATGCCTATTTATGGAAAGGTCATCATGTGGCCTGCAGGTCCTTGATGGCGTAGGTCAAAGAGAGTTTCTCTGGAAACTGCCAGCCTCCTGCGCGGTGCACTGTAAAAGTCACTATTCGCTGGGGCCCTCGCCGGGTGCCCGCTCTGGACTGTACCCATTGAGCCTACCAGAGCTGGGTGCCACCggcaggggtgggaggggtgaGCCCACCTGCAGACAGAACTGGGATCTAGAATTGAAGGATGCTGGCCATGTGATCTGTAGCCTCCCCGTCCGGAGGCCTCCTGATGGCGGCTGAAGGCAGCCCCTGACCCGGGCGCCTTCCAAGTCCTGTCCATTCACAAGTGAGACCACCCTGTTTTTCCCATTTGCTGTGccatgggctttttctttttcctgccttcctACTCCTATAGTCACAAAAGTTTGTTTTCTATCAAACAAACTTTTGTCAGTGATGTAAAGCTCACTTTAATTAAAAGCATCCGACAACTAGAATGAGCACGTTGGTTCATTACCCACTGCGGGGCGTGCCAGTGGGTCCATTTCTCCTCCAGCTCAGTCCAGCAGGTCATGAAACGGCACCTTGCTGAGGCACAGAAAGTTTCTCTTgaaagtggggtgggggcacttgtTGTCCCAGGCAGGACCCCTCCCTCGCACAGTGCCCCACCTCGAGGCTGCCTGCTGCCATCGACATCCACGCCTTCCTGGTTTTGAAAATATCGTACTTGTGGCTTTACAAGGTAACATTTGTTCAGTTTGAGCAACAGCTATTCCTGCAGCCTTGAGAGGCAGAAGCAGAAGGTGACTGGGAAGCCTGTGGCCGTAGGCTGCCTGCCCGGGGTGGCTGCACCAGGCTCAGCAAAGGCCAGGCTGCATGTCCTGCTGACGCTGTGAGGGGCACCTGCGAGATGCGTGAGCAGGGGCTTTGGTTTGCTGGAAAAGTTCTAGAGCCAATCTAGCAGTGCCTTATTCTGGATTCTTCATCTTGCTTAAAGTTTGACTAACATGTAAGCTGGGGGTCTGCTTACTTCCACTGTAGTCTCCATCGGCTGCAGTTTTCCAAGAATCGCTCTCCAAATTTAATTACTGTGGGTATGTTTTTTTCCAGTATGTAGGTGCAAATTAATCACCTTTGGAAACAAAATATTCCAGGTGTTTGTCTCCAAAATATAAATCCCGATGGCCTAAAATCTGTGCCGAGTAAGGGGGACCACAGGCCTTGCTGCTGCCCAGCCACCTGGGGGAGGGAGCGGGGAAGGGGGAAAGGTGCTTTACTTTCttgctttgcaattttttttaactagctTATAATCTGTTTATTTAGAAACAACCAAAGATGTTTATTGTCAAAACCATAGCAGCTGTCAGTACAGGGGTGATAGTTTTAGGGCCCAGACCGCGCTCATTGTTCCAGCCTTGGGCAGTTTCGCAGTGCGTGTGCGTCGAATCTACCTTGGATCCATGATCATCACATGTGCAATTTTGCAGCTACCTTTCACCTTGAAAGCTTTGtcaggtgttttttgtttgttttaattaaaaagtaatgcaCATTCATTTTAAGAGGTGGAATAACACAAAAACACAGACCCATCTCTTCCCCAAGGTAGAGTGGACACCtgggtgggtgtcccagaaggcaGTGTTTTTGGTAACATGGGCCCAGAGTGGTCGGCTACTCGCCCTGACCCACTGTGCCCACTGCCGGCCACTTTGCACTGCATCCCCATCCCCAGGTGTCAGGTGTGTCGGCAGTGATGGGCCCCACATGAGACCCTCATGTTTAAGTGACTGAAGTGGGGGAGATGGTCAGGGCCGGCAGCCCCTTCGGGGGAGCCAAGCAGCTTTGCCCTTGGGGTGAATggtggcctggggtggggggcacagtgCAGATCCCAGATGTGTGAACTGGGGACAGTCTTGAAGCCCCGATGGCACAACGTGTCATGTCAGTCTATCTCCTATTGAAGTTGCAGTTATTTCCCTCTTCTGAAGTCTTGTAAGAtccaggtgtgccagtttgaatctgttgtgcaccccagaaaagctatgtcctttaatcctcactcgaTATTGCTGGGTTCTTTTGTTTCCgaggagatgtgattcacccaattgtgggtggaaattTTGAAtagatcgtttccatggagatgtatctccacccattcaaggtggggttgcttactggagccctttaagagggaaccattttggaaaaagcttgagaaccaacagagctagagacctttggagatgtgtaAAGAAAACGCCACCAGGGAAActattgaagaagcctggagagaaagccatctgagagagaaaccccaaacgtgcttggccttcttgagctaaggtatctccctggatgccttagtcggacagttttatagctttgccttaatttgaacattttcatggccttagaactgtaaacttgcaacttaaatcccctttttaaaagccatttcatttctggtatattgcattccgcagcttacaaactgaaacacttgGTAAATGCCAGCCAGGGGCCTTGGGGACGACTGCAGACAGCGAGTGTGTGGGTTCATGTCCCACAGGGTGCAGGCGCCGGGTACAGAGGGGTAGACTGACCACCCAGCCCCGGCTGCAGGGGCAGCTGGCTCCGGAGTCCCCACAGCAGGCTGGGCAGCCGCCTCTGCTCTTCCATGTGTGTTCTGCCATGTGGAAGCCCCAGCACCCCATGCTGGGGCACCCCTGGAAGTGCTCCTCCCCTGCGGCAGAGCCCCCTCCCACACCCACCCTAGTGTGGCAGGCCACGGTCCCAGGTTTCTCATCGCCTCTGAGCGCCGCTAGGCCGCTGGCAGTCCTCCAGGTGAGGGGCGCACCCCCCTGCCTGACAGAGGGTGGGCCCAGTCGGTCTGTGGCATGCCCAGGCCAGTGCTGGACACAGTGGAGCGTGTACGCGAAGCGGGTCTGGAATAGTCGAGCCAACAGCCCGCCCTTGGGAGAAATTCCAGAGCCGTTTCCCGCACCGCCACGGGCCGAACGGCCCGAATCCCGGTGGAAGAAGCTTCCAAACTTTCAGAAATAAGTGCCCGCCCGCCGCTCGCCAGCCCCAGGGTGGATGGAGGCCTGGATTCTGACTAATCTCTCTCTAGAAATTAGCATCATTAAAGTGCCGTCCACGAAGAAGCCTCTAAAAAGTCCACGGGCAAGGAATGCAGGAAAAATGGTCGAGGCCTGTCTAGCAATCAAGTAatgttatttttctggattttgtggcATTTACTTTCTTCAATCCTTGGTTCGTCGTTTCTCTTCTCACTCCACTCAAACTCTCTTTACTCTTTGTCCTCTAAGGGCCCCTCATGCTTCGGTGGACCTGCGGCCCCCCAGGCCCACGCATAAAGGTTAGGAAAGCAAGGAGGCCCaagggcagggagaggctgcGCGGCGCGGGTGCTGCACCGCACGTgttgggggcggggcgggcggccGGCTCAGGGCAGGGCAGAAACAGTAAAGACCCGAAAGACTCATAACCTTGTCACCAGTGCCTGGGAAGAGCCCCTGCCCCCGCGTCTCCCCAGGTGGCTGAGAGCTCAGCAGGCCCCAGTGGTTTTCAGGGGGTGGAGGCAGCCTTGTGGCTGTGATCCTGGCTTCCCCAGGGAGGGAGCAGAGGGGGAGGGCTGGACTCCCTGACATCTGCCGCACCAGTGAGGTAGCCCAAGAGCCTCAGCCAGGACTCAAGGCAAATATTGCAAATGCAGAGAAAGCGCCCGAACCCCACCGGTGCCTTCCCCCGCtccacctccacccaccccctGCCTCTAGTTGGCTCacctcctccccctctcccttgTTTCCTGGACTTGGTTCAGGCAGACCCCAGACTCTGCGCTGCATTTGTTCGCTGCCACCCTGCAGTCCTGAGTGCCTGTGCACCTGGGACTTCCTTTCCCCTGTGAGTGCCAGGCGCTATCACACCTGACGGCGGCAGCGCCCACCCGTGGTCCCACATGCCCCCTACCGCGATCAATTCTGGCCAAAGCCGGTTGCATTGGCCAATAGGACTCATAAAGAGCTGGCGCTTCTTCCCCGCGGGTGCCAGATCTCTAAAGAGCTGATTCCCCTTTAAGAGCTGATGCCTCTCCTGGACAGGTGGCCCAAGGCCTGGGGTGCTCTCAGCTGCCCTGGCCTCTGAGAAGCAGAGGTCCTGGGGTGCCAGCAGCGGGGCTGAGGGAGGGGGCTGGCTCCCCAGGGTGGCTGCCCAGTGCTGAGTATTTGAGGCGTGGAGCCACTCAGCCCTCTGGACAGGAAGTACCACTTCCTGCCATGCCTTTAATCCTCACTCGATATTGCAGGCCAACTGGGCAGTTTGTGCCCGGCAGTGGACGTGATTCCTGCGCCAGCCACGGGGTCtgccggggtgggggtgtgggtggaCGCCCTGGCCCAGAGGAGACTGACCGGGAGGTGGAAGCCCCCCAGGGAAGACCAGGAGTGCCTGCGCCACCCCTGGAAGGCGCAAAGCTGCTGGTAGCCTCGGGGGTTTCCAAGGCCTGCCCATTCCAGGACCACTGAACTGCCGGGCCTGGTCCCAGCTGGGGCCCTCCCTGTTGAGGGCCTCAGGGTGGGGCGGGTCCCCACAGGTTCCGCCCGCTGGGAGCCGCTGCGGGTGGCCCTGTTCTCACCTCTGGGTAACTTTCTGGAAGCAAGTTTGGAAAAATGGCAATTCAGGGGAATTTGAGGATACTCTACCTGCAGAAAACCCATTTTACTATAAACATTCTAATCACCCGCAAAAGTAGAAGAAACAGGTATACTGAACCCCTGTACCCATTgcatattttcatcttttagctgggaattttttttttttttgcataggcaggcaccaggaatctaacgtGGCAATCAAACCAGGTCTacggcatggcgggcgagaactctgcctgctgagctaccatggcctgcctgagCTGAGAGAATTTTAAAGCATATCCCAGATATTGAGACATTTCACCCCTAAA is a window from the Tamandua tetradactyla isolate mTamTet1 chromosome 14, mTamTet1.pri, whole genome shotgun sequence genome containing:
- the CDCA4 gene encoding cell division cycle-associated protein 4; amino-acid sequence: MFARGSKRKCCEPGEGVQATLAGLRTAPSYALQRQLLLDMSLVKLQLCHMLVEPNLCRSVLIANTVRQIQEEMTQDGTWRLVAPSTDPVPLDRLVSTDILCRVAQGPEGERPTLDGGSFPGDFEGVQAQDLISEPPTAPSAQVPRSPQSGTWEVDSSRESRGSFQKSLDHILETLDSKAPGSMEDLFADVDASYYDLDSMLAGVVGSARPAPCGPPAAPPPSTSCKSDLGELDHIVEILVET